The following proteins are co-located in the Nocardia bhagyanarayanae genome:
- a CDS encoding DUF3558 domain-containing protein: protein MKVPMTSKSNAWRVGVLALGAAFVLVGCGSSVGGDANPSGSATATNVGTGVAADVPSGFKPCEDIPQSVLDSEKLRMKIPADSNASGGIKWRGCQWVQSGGGYGATIQTTNITLEMVRDRKFRDTQEFTLDGRRAISTRQIEDRPETTCTLNTEMQGGSLEISLTNPSTATTAHLDTCELTRALAQKIVPAIPAGA, encoded by the coding sequence GTGAAGGTGCCGATGACGAGCAAGTCGAATGCGTGGCGGGTGGGGGTTCTCGCCCTCGGGGCCGCGTTCGTGCTGGTGGGGTGTGGGTCGTCGGTGGGCGGGGATGCGAATCCGTCTGGGAGTGCTACTGCGACCAATGTTGGGACGGGAGTAGCGGCGGATGTGCCGTCCGGGTTCAAGCCGTGTGAGGATATTCCGCAGAGCGTGCTGGACTCGGAGAAGCTGCGTATGAAGATTCCCGCCGACTCGAATGCGTCCGGTGGAATAAAGTGGCGCGGCTGTCAGTGGGTGCAGTCGGGGGGTGGCTATGGCGCTACCATCCAAACTACGAACATCACGCTCGAGATGGTGCGTGACAGGAAGTTTCGAGATACCCAGGAGTTCACCCTCGACGGGCGTAGAGCGATATCGACTCGTCAGATCGAGGACCGCCCGGAAACGACGTGCACCCTGAACACGGAGATGCAGGGAGGCAGTCTCGAGATCAGCCTGACGAACCCGTCTACCGCCACAACAGCGCACCTTGACACCTGTGAGCTGACTCGTGCGTTGGCTCAGAAGATTGTGCCGGCCATTCCCGCGGGCGCATGA